CTGAATTTTGGCTCTTTAATTCAATATATTCGTTTGAATTAATTATCTTATCATTAATAATTTCAATTTCTTCTGTTTGAAAGAAATCATCATATTTTTCATCAAATTCAGTTTGTGATAATAAATCATCTTCTTGTCTATTTTGACCTTGTTCTTCAATTTTATTATTAAATGAATCAATTTGTTTTTCAAAATTTATAGTAGGTTGTGAAATATCTTTCCCCATTATTGTTTCCCTATTAAAAGGAGGAATATTTGATTCAAAACTCATGTTATGATTTGGTTTAACTTGTTCTGAAATTAATTCTCTATTAAAAGGAGGAATATTTGATTCAAAGTTCATATTAGATTGAGGTAGAGAGTGATGATCAAATGAATTTACCTGCTGATTAGCAGAATTATTTTGATTAAAATTTGTCTGATTATTAGAAAATATTGGAAATTCCATTGGGGTATAATCCTTATTTGAAGCTAATCCGATTTCCTTTTCAAAGTCTTCCATAGTTCTATTTGAAGAAGCTGTTGGAATTTGATAATTATTATTCGATTCGGGTAAATTATCAAAACTATTATCAATTGCCATACCAAAAGGGGGCACTTTGTTTTGATTTGATTCTCCAATCAAAGTTTTAATAAAAGAAGGTACTACAGCCTTATCATCTGTAAATCCCATTTGTGCACCTAATCTTGCGTACTTTTCTCTTTCTTTTTCAACTTCAAGACGCTTTTTCTCTTCATCTTCTCTTTTCTTTCTCATTCTTTCGAACGGATTTACATACATATGGAAACCTCCTAATCTCAATGTTATTATACCATATTTTTTTAATTTTTTTACCCTAATTCATTGCAATATACTATCTTGTTTGATATGATATATACCTTTTTTTAGTGAAAATTTAAATAAATTAAAAAGAAGAAGTAGATAAATTAGCAATTTTTACTGTTTAAAAACCCCGTCTTTTTTGATATTAACTTTTTACAAAATAATTATAACATAAAAAAATAATATATATTACACTAGTGTAAATATAAAATCAAATTTTTTTTAAAAAAAATATAATAAAAAAACCCTTAAAATAAGGGTTTTAAAACTTTTTATAAATTATTACTTACCTTTTTGAATTTTACGCCAAGAATTATATATATAGTTGCTAAAAAACTAATACTTATAATTGTTTGTGAAATATATTTTAACCCAGATAATCATGGATCAGGCATTTCATTGTTTATAAAAGGAAAACCATATACTTCCTTTAAATATTTAGATTCCAAAGCTATTTTTGGAATTGTAATTGTTCCCTGATTTCAATAATTAGTTATCTTTTGTGCTTCATGAGATGAATACGCAATTACGATAAGAACAAATATTATTTCTACTAATAAAAGAATATATTGCATTGCAAAACTATATTTTGATCTGTTTCAATTTTGCACATAAGCAACAATTGAAATAAGTATATTAGATATTAAAAATCCTGATACTATTATTGGTAAGAATTTTATTACAAAATAAGAACTTTTAATTGTTTCACTTGATAATGTATCAATATTTTTATAAAGATCAGTTACTATAAATGTTCAATTAAGCATTGATCCCATTTTTGAATTAAAAACAGACATATTAATAATATAAATTAATGGAGTTATAAAAACTAAAGTTGTTCCAATTATTAATCAAAATAATATATTTTTTGTATCATTTAATGAAAATTTGGAAATTAGTTCTTTGATACCAGACCTATTAATACTTTTTGAAACTGTAAGAATCTGATTATTATTCTTATTATTTCTTAATCAAATACTGAAAAATAATATTACAAATATAATTTTCAGAATAGCTAGTCATCAAGTTAAACTATCATTTGACCATTTAAATTTTGTAATACCTTTACCATATATTTCTATAAATCCTAAGCGTAACTTTTCAATTGCATCATCATTTTCCAATTTTAATCCTTCATCATTATTAATTAAAAAATCATATAAATAATAAAATCTAGAATAAGAAAATTCAGAGACCGCTATTAATACAATTGAAAGTATTGCCAAGAAACCTATTATAACTATATATGATATTTTTTTGAAGTCAGATATTTTTGCTTTTAAAATTAAACCTAAAAAGGCTATCATTATTAAAGCACTAATTATTAAAGAAAGAGACACTCAAGAGTTAATCATTATACTTGAATAACTTACAATAACATTTCTACCAAAGTTTTCTTTGATAATATCAATGTTATCAAAGTAATAGTCTAAGGCTTTATTAATATTAATGATTACGATATATGTCACTGTTGGAATTAATAAAAGTAAAAAAACTATAGTAAATCTTCTAATAAGTTTTGCACTATTCTTGAATTTTTCAATTACAAAGTTATCTAAACTCTTATTCATAATTCTCCTTAGATGTAATAGTAAACACTCTTCAATTATTTGAATAGTCCTTTTTAAAATCTATTCTATATTTTACTATTAATGGAGAAAAAAGATATTTAATTTCTTTCTTTTGTTGAAATCCAAATTCACATATAATAATTAATTTTTTATTTAATTTGAAAAGATCATCTAAGGAATTAAATAAAATCTTATAAAACTCTAAGCCATTATTTTTTGCAAATAAAGCTATATTTGGTTCATATTTTTTTACGTTTTCTGAAATATTTTGATCACTTATATCAATATAAGGAGGATTAATTGCAATAATATCTGGAATTATATTTGTCTTTTTAAAGACATCCAAAAAATCCGCTTGTAAAACAGTAGCCTTCTGATTAAATTTTTTCAAGTTTATTTTAGCAACCTCTAATGCCTTTTCTGAAATATCACTTAGTACTAAATTAAATTTTGAATTTATATTTTTCACTGTTATACCAATACAACCACTTCCACAGCAAATATCAAATATATTTTTTTCGTTTATATCATATTTTAAAATCTCATCAACAATTAATTCAGTTTCTGGTCTTGGAATTAAAACATTTTCGTTTACAAAAAAATCAAACTTATAAAAATATTTATTTCCAGTTAGATAAGCAATTGGCTTTTTTGAAGATTTGAAATTATTTACTAATGTCAAAAATAAATCTGATTCTTCCTTTGATAATTGATTATCCATTACAAAGTTTAAATCAGATTTATTTGTTATATAAATAATTATTTCTTTAAATTCAGCTAATGTAAAAAAAGTTGGAACATATTGAGTTTTTAATTCATTTACAGTCATAATTATTCCTCTATTTGTTGAGTAATTAATTGTCTTTGTTCATCGTTAACTAATTCAACAATGATTTCATCTAAATTACCTTCCATAACTTGATCTAATTTATTTAAAGTTAAATTAACTCTATGATCTGTTACTCTATTTTGTGCATAGTTATAAGTTCTTATTTTTTCACTTCTTGCCCCAGTACCAACGGCGTTTTTTCTTAAACTTGCAGCTTCTGTTTGTTGTTTTTCTAATTCTGCTTCATATACTCTTGCTCTTAATAAAGTCATTGCTTTATCTTTATTATCATGTTGGCTTCGTCCATCTTGTGATGCTGCAACAATTCCAGTAGGAATGTGTGTAATTCTAACAGCTGAATCAGTTGTATTAATATGTTGACCACCTGCTCCTGATGCTCTATAAGTATCTATTCTTAAATCTGCATTTTTAATTTCCACCTCAACATCACTTACTTCTGGAAGTACTGCTACTGTAGCAGTTGATGTTTGAATTCTCCCTTTTGATTCGGTTTTTGGAACTCTCTGTACTCTATGACTACCAGATTCAAATTTCATTTTTGAATAAACTTTATCACCTTTAAGCATAAATGATATTTGACTAAAACCCCCTGCTGCAGATTCATTTACATCCATAACTTCAATTTTTCAGTTATTTTTCTCTGCATATTTTGTGTATAGTCTAAATAAGTCACCTGCAAATATATTTGCTTCATCTCCACCTGCTGCACCCCTAATTTCAAAAATAACATTTTTATCATCGTTTGGGTCCTTAGGTAGTAAAAGTAAATCAAGTTGTTCTTCGATTATAATAATAGCTTCTTGTGCCTCTTCTAATTGAAGTTTAGCAAGACTTCTCATTTCATCATCTTTCTCAGTTTCCAAAATTTCTTTTGATTCTTCAATATCTTGATTAACTTTTTTAAACTCTTGATATTTAGCAACGATTTCTTCTAAGTTTGATCTTTCCTTATTTAATTCTGTAAGAAGTTTAATGTCCTTTAAAGTCTCTTCTTTCTGAATTGTTTCATCAATAGAATTCGCTCTTGCTTCCATTACTTCTAAGGCTTCTAAAGTTCTCTTATTCATAATATTCTCCTATTCTGGTTTTATATAACAATGTCTACATCTAGCTTCATATTTTTCATTTGCTGAAATAACTATAATTGGTTCATCAGCTTTAGCTGGCTTGCCATCAATAATTCTCTGTGTTCTGTTTGCATTTCCACCACATTTATGACATATTGAAGTTAATTTATCAACATATTCTGCTTCAACTAATAATTTATCAACATTTTGAAATGGGTTATTTTTAAAGTCTTTGTCAAGACCATTTACAATTACTATAACTCCTTCATCTGCAATTTTTGAAATTACCTCTACAATTTTTATATCTAAAAATTGAACCTCATCAATACCAATTATATCAATTTTTTTCTTTACCTGTTCAGCTTTAAATATTTCATATAGTTCAGTACTATCTTTTACCGGAAGTGACTCTATGCTCATTCCTGAATGAGAAAATATATCTTGCTTAGAATATCTATCATCAATTAATGGTTTAAAAACTAGTACATTTTGTTGTGCATATTTGTATCTTTTAAGTCTTCTAATAAACTCTTCTGTTTTACCAGCAAACATACAGCCAGTTATTAATTCTATTCAACCTCTTTTACTATTTGGATTCATTCTGTAACTCATATTTTATTTTCTCCTTATTTTTTATTTACAAGGATTTCCAAATCCTTAACTAGAGAGTTTAACTCATCTCAATTATTAATTTTAGCACCAGAAGCTAATTTATGTCCGCCTCCATTGTAATTTATTGCAACTGAATTAATATCAAAGTCTCTGCTTCTAATTGAAACCTTTATTTTTTCATTAAATGGAGTTTTATAAGCCATTAATCAAATTTTAATTTCTTTTATACCAGAAAGAACTGATAAAGCACTTTTTATTTCTTCTTCGCCTAAGTCAATATTTTTAAATACATCTTCATCTACTTTAATTATAGCAATACTATTATTATTCTTAAATTCAGCAATTGAAAATGCTTTGTTATATCAGATTGCAAGTTCAAGGTTTTTTAAAAATAAAGAAGAATATATCTCTGTAATATTAACTCCTGACTCAATTAACAATTTTGCTGCTAAAAAAGTCTGACCATTAGTTTTTTCAAAAAGAAATCTTCCTGAATCAGTAATTAGACCAAAATATAAAAAGGTTGCAGCTTCTTTTGATATTATTAAATTTAATTCCGAAGCTCAAAGCGTTACAACCTGTGTACACGCAATTGCACTATCATCTACAATTTTATTCTCAGCAAAATTATCAACTTCTAAATGATGATCAATTTTAAAGATTTCTTTTACCTCATCTTTAAATTCAAAATCAACTCTTTCAAAATTAGCTACATCAACTGTAATTAAAATTGCGTTATTTATAATTTCTTTTGTTAATTTAGTTTCATCTATTTCTCTTAGGCCCTTATTCAGAACTTCTCCAACAACGAAAACATTTTTATCTTCAAAATTGTCTAAAATAATTTCTCTTAAACCATAAGCACTACCTTGAGTATCTCAATCTGGAGAAACATGTTTTGAAATTATTATATTTTTGTACTCTTTAATTTTTTTTAACAATATTTGTGAATTATTAAACATATATACCTCTTATAAAACTTTTAAAATAGATTCCTCTGTTATAAATAGTTTTACTTTTTCATTTGCCTCATATTTTTTAGTTGAATAAAAGTAAACTCTTAAATCATTTGTTTTAGTAATTACCTCATACATATTTGGATCAACAAAATCACTATTTGAATTAATTCTTCCACTTAGTTCTAATATAGTTGAACCATTTTCTTTTTTCTTTGTTGAAACTTTCATTGGATTAATTATAATCTGACCATTTTCTTTGAAAATAGTGCTTTGAATTTTTGTTGTTTCATTCATAGTTTCTAATTTTTTACCATCATATTTATAATTAAATCTATTGTTTTTAGCAAAGAATTCTCCCCCATATGTTGATCAATTTTTTTCTAATAATTTTTCTAAACTAGTTTGAGTAAGTTCTTGATCATTAATTATATAAACATCTTTATTCATTTCGGGAACTTCATATACACTTTCTTCAATGAATACAGAAGAAAACTTATCATCTAATTCTGATAATCTATTAATAACATTTAGAACTTCTTCCTTTTCATTTTGATTTAATTTTGAAAACACATCATAAAAAACTAAATTATATTGTTTCAAATATATAGCACTTAATAATTGAAATCAAATACCTTCTATTGTACTTATTTTGAATGAAAGAAGATTAAATTCAAATCCCAATTGCTCTGCAGTTTCATCAATAAATTTAATTGACTGTTTATAGATTGTTATAATTTCAGATTTTAATTTATTCTTTTGTTCTTTAAAATCATCAAGATTTCCTTTTTCACAATCATCATCTAAAACTCGTTTATGATATTTGTGCATAACTTCAACAATTTTTCCTCTTAATGTTGCAGCTTCATCAGATAAACCTTCAAAAAACATTTTTTCTTGTTTTCTTTTAAATTCAAATCTTTGATCAATTGATGTTTTTCTTCAAACAAACATTTCATCTAAATTTTTAATTTTCTTTTCAATTTTTTCTGATTTTCCTAACTCAAAAATAATTTGTTTTCTTAAATTTTTAATAATAAAATTATTCTTTGCAATTTTTCTTTTTACATCACTTACTTTAAGATCGATAATTTTTAATTGCTTTCTTGTAACAAAATTTGTTTGATGAAAATTTAATTCCTTTGAAAGTTTTCTTTTTTGTCTGTCTTTTAATTTTTTTGTATTATATTCACAACTACAAAGTGATGAAAGTTCCATAAATGAGTAAACTTTATCTCAAAGAGTTTGTAAAAAAGTTTGTAGAAGCTCAAGATTTTTTGTTTTTTCGACCAAGTAATAATAATCTCTAATGATAATTCTAATGTGCTCTTCTAAATTGCCATAATTCTTTAATAAATTTTTATCATTAAAGTCTACAATTTGTTCCAAAAACTCAGAAAGTCATTGTTCTTCAATTTCAACTGAGTTATTAATAAATTTGGATATCATTAACTGAACTTTATCTCTCATTTCTAAATCAGTTTTATTATTTTTAGATGTTGAAAAAGATAAATATGAATATTTAGTATTTATATAATTAATTTTAGCTTCACTATAAAAATTTTTATTTAATAGTAATGATGTATAAAGTCAAAATTTTTCAGGTCATTTTCTTAAAAGCTTATTTCCACCAATAACTGCAACTTTTCTTTTTGTTCATTGCTTATTAACTTTATCATAACCATCAATCTTAAATACTCCCGATTTTACAAGATACTTACCTTGCAAAATATTTTTAAAATTTCTTCTTAAATTTTTATCTTGGGAAATAACTGCTATTTTTTCAGAGTCCTTATTTTTAAAAGTAACTGTTTTAGGTAAAACTTTTCTATTAACAAACTTTGAATTTTGTATTGTAAAACTCATATAAAGACCTCCATAACCTTATTATTGTATAACATTTTAAATAAAAATAATAAAACTAGACTAATATAGTCTAGTTGTTTGTATTAAATTATTTTTTAGCTTCTTTTGCTTTTTTTTCGTTTTCTGCTTTTTGAGCTGCTGATGCTTTTTCTGCTTCAGCTAATTTTGCATCTTTTTTAACAAATTTCTCTTTGAATTTTTCAACACGTCCCTCTGCATTTGCAAAGTTTTGTTTACCAGTGTAGAAAGGATGACAATTTGAACAAGTATCTATTCTTACTTCTTCTCCTTTTGTTGATCCTGACATGAATTCATTGCTACAAGTTGTACAAACAAATTTAGCTTCAAAATATTGTGGATGTATGTTTGCTTTTGGCATGTTTTCACCGTCCTTTATTTAAAGTCTTTCTAATACAAATTAAATAATACCATATTTTTTTAAAAACTTAATTATTTTAGGTTTTTTTATAACATTTATTTTAGTAATAAAAAATGAACAACAAAAGCGTTCATTTTTTAATTTTACTTTAAACCTATATTATTAATCTTCAACACTATAAATTTGATCTAATTGTCTATACAAATCATCTATTTCAAAACCATAACCAACAACAAATTTATTAGGTACCTGGAAAATTGATTTGTACTCATATTTAAAATCATTATGACATCCTACTTTATCAGCTAAAGTTACTATTTCCAATGATTTTGGATTTAATGACTGAAGATATTCATAAACAGCAGTTAATGTTTGTCCTGTATCTATAATATCTTCAATAATTATTACATTTTGATTTGTTACAATTGGCTTTGTAATTTCTTTATGAAATTTAATTTCCCTTGTTGATTCTGTGCCAGAATAACTGGAAACCACAATTGTATCCATTTTTATAGGCATATTTAATTTTCTTGCTAAATCCGCAAAGAAAAAGACAGAACCATTCATTATTGCAATTAAACTAACTTGTTCATCTTTATACTTTTGATTAATTTGATCAGCTAAACTAACTATTCCCTTTTCAATATCTTCTTTTGAAATTAATACTTTTAAATTATGTTTAAAGTTCATTTTCTATTCTCCTGTTAATTTTTTTAAATAAATGCATTGGCTACAAAATAGAGTATAAATATTAAATCTAATATTCAAATTATAGGATTTAATGTTTTTGCTTTTCCTGTAGCAAGTGCTCCAACAGTATATGCAATGATTCCTAATGCTATACCATTTGCAATATTGTAAGTGACCACCATAAACATTATTGAGAAGAATGCTGCAAGACCCATTTCTGGTTTATCTCATTCAATTCCTGTAATTGATTTTATCATTATTGTTCCAATAAATACTGTTGCTGCCCCAGTTATACATGAAGGCATCATTTTAAAAATTGGAAATAAAACAATACTTATTAAAAATCCTAATGAAGTAATAATTGCTGCAAAACCTGTTCTAGCTCCTTGTGAGATACCAACACAACTTTCTGCATAACATGCCATATGTGAAACTCCAGCAACTGACCCAACAATTGTTGCACCTGCATCAATTATTAAAGCTTTATGTGGGATTTCATTATTAGTTCCTGCTTCTCTATTTAATTCAATATTAATTGTTGTAATTGTTCCTGTTGCATCAAAGAAATTTAAAATTATAAATACAAATATTGATATATACATTGTTGGATTAATTCAAATTTTAGGATTTACAAATTGTTTTGTTGTTCCCTCTAAATTTGATCAAAATCCTGTAAATAAGCTTTTATAATTTCAATCTATTTCACTAAATTTAGCATTTTTAAATGATTCTTGAATTGCATCATTTTCAACTGTATTTACTAAGATCATGGCAATAATAAATCCGATAATCATAACACAAGCCACTGGTGCAAAGAATTTTTTAAAATTTAAAAATATTGCAGCAAATAAAGCAACAGTACCTAAAATGATTGCTGGATAAGTCATTTTAAAATCACTTAAACTAGCAATTGGAATACCACCATCATTTGCTACTCATCCAATATTTGAAATTCCAACGTAAGCAATGAAAAATCCAATACCAACACCAATTGATAAATGCACTGATTTTGGTAAACTTTTAATCATTATTGTTCTTAATTTTGTAACTGATACAACACAAAATAAAATACTTGATATTAAAGTAGCAATTAGTGCACCTTCAAATCCAATATTACCTGCTACATTAAATGCAAACATAGCATTTAATCCCATACTTGGTGCTAGACCAATTGGTACATTTGCTGATATACCCATTACAAAAGTTGCTAAGAAAGCAACTAATGCTGTTGCTAAAAATACACCATTTAAATCCATATAAACTGAATTTGATTCACCAATTGTAGTTATACTCTCTGCTCTACGTAAAATATCTGGTTCAACAGATAGTATATACATCATTGCTAAAAGTGTTGAAATACCTCCAATAATTTCCTTTTTAAAAGTTGTCTTCATATCATTAAATTTAAAATATCTAGCGATTCTATTATTTGAAATAGCAGTAGCGTTTTTACTTTTATCTGCTTTTAGAATCGAGTCTTTACTCTTGTTATTTTTTTCCATAGTTCTCCTTTTTAAAAATAAATCGACGACTATAAAATAAGCTATTTTTTATTTAAATAACTTATAAAAATTTAGTTGTAATTAACAGGTTCTTGTTTTTCTTTAATTAAATCAGAATTATAAATAGAAATTATAGAGATTGAATAGGTTCAATCGTAGAGACACCAACCCAATATGTTGGCTTATACAAGTTCTATTAATTACATTTATATTTTATATTTTTTATTTAAAAATGCAAAGTAAAAAAACCTATTATTAAGGTTTTTTTTATTTTTTATTACTTAATTTTTCATAATCTATAAATTTGTTTAAAATATTTAATTGAGTATTTACAATAGGTCCTACAAGGAAGGTAAAGCAAATTGTTCCTAACCCAAAATTTGTAAGTAAGAAATTAGTTTTATTAGACCCCTCTTCACCAATAATAAATGGAAATAAAATAAAACCTAAAATTAAGATACTTATATCTATTAATAATCTCCCCATTGCATAGTTCATTTTAGTTAAACGTATAAACTGAGTACATATATTATTAAATGGTCCCAATAGCAATCCTGATTTTACCCATAAAGCTATTCCAATTACAAATGCTAGAAATCCCCCAATTAAAGCTAAATTTCTAATTGCAAGATTATTTGGATCAGTATTTTTTATATTTAATTCTGATAAACTTCTTAAAAATAATCCAACTATTTGAGGAACAATAAATGTTATTGCAATATCTGCAATAACAACGAATAGAAAACTAAATCAAATTATTTTAGATTTTAATTTTTTATATTCCTCCATTGTTGGTTTAATTGAAAATCCTATAGCAAAAATAATTAATATTATATATACCAGTGTTAAACTTGTTGGATAAAATTTATTTAAAACTTCACCTCTCACAGATCCGTCCTTTGAAAATGGCTCAACTAATGATAAAGCATTATAGATAAATCAGTCTATTTGACTACCCCCAACTGCTGGTTGTTGATATAGTGCTAAACCAAAAGAACTGACTATTACTCCTAATATTAATAAGATCACTTTTATTAATATACCTTTTCAGTTATTTTTAATAAGCTTTTTTTGATTTTTTAATCAATATTTCATATTATTCTCCTTGCAATGAAACTTTTCAAAAAAAATAGGCCAAAAATGCCTACTTTTCGTATTTTGTTTTCAAAGCTTCTTCTCCGCCTTGTTCGTATTTTTTAACTCAATTTCTAAGAGAAACAACACTTACATTTCTTGTTGGTGCAAATTGAGTAGCTTTGACACCACTATTTTTGAAATCTTTAATAATTTTAACTTTTTCTTCAACTGTTAAATGCATATATTTATCTCCCTAATAAACGTTTATTAAATTCTTAAGCTTTTCCTTGACAACCAAAAACTTTTGTTAAGTCCATGAATGTTTGTTTTAAAGCTTTATATCCTGGTGCTAATAATTTACGTGGATCAAATCCTTTAGCTTCATCATCTAAATCTTTTTTAGCTTCAATGTATTCTCTTGTTGCATCTCTGAAAGCTAATTGTAATTCTGTGTTAACATTAATTTTTGAAATTCCTAATTTAATAGCTTTTTCAACTTGATCTTGAGGAATTCCTGAACCCCCATGTAAAACCATTGGTAATTTACATGCTGCTTGTAATTCTTCTAATGTATCAAATGATAATGATTTTCATCATTCTGGATATTTTCCATGAATATTTCCAATTCCAGCAGCTAACATTGTAATTCCTGTAGTTGCCATTTCTGCTGCTTGATTAGGATCTCCTAATTCACCTTCACCAACAACTCCGTCTTCTTCTCCACCAATTGAGCCAATTTCAGCTTCAACTGAAACTTCATGTTCATTTGCAAAGTCCATTAATTCTTTAACTTTTGAAATGTTTTCTTCGTATGGTAAGTGTGATCCATCAAACATAACTGATGAATATCCTGCTTCTATACATTTTTTAGCCATTTCAACTGATTGACCATGATCTAAGTGTAAAGCAACTGGTACAGTAATGTTTAATGTTTCTAATAAACCATTAACCATCCCAACTACCACTGGTGCTCCACCCATATATTTTAATGCTCCTTCTGAAGTAGCAATAATAACTGGTGTATTTGATTCTTGAGCTGCTTCTAAAATAGATTTAGTTCATTCTAAGTTATTAATGTTAAAGTGACCAATTGCGTATTTATTTGCATGAGCATCTTTTACCATTTTTGTAGAATTAACTAATTTTGAATGATAAATTCTTGACATATTTTTTCCTCCTAAAGTTTTTTATACTTAAAGATTATACAACTTTATTCCTATATACAATAGAGTTTTTTAACTATATTATTTTGAAAGACTATATTTTCTAATCTATAAGTTATATTTATCAATAATTTTCTCTTTAAAATTAATCTTTCTTAACGTA
This sequence is a window from Spiroplasma diminutum CUAS-1. Protein-coding genes within it:
- the rpmE gene encoding 50S ribosomal protein L31, coding for MPKANIHPQYFEAKFVCTTCSNEFMSGSTKGEEVRIDTCSNCHPFYTGKQNFANAEGRVEKFKEKFVKKDAKLAEAEKASAAQKAENEKKAKEAKK
- a CDS encoding SPE_1075/MLC_0560 family membrane protein; this encodes MKYWLKNQKKLIKNNWKGILIKVILLILGVIVSSFGLALYQQPAVGGSQIDWFIYNALSLVEPFSKDGSVRGEVLNKFYPTSLTLVYIILIIFAIGFSIKPTMEEYKKLKSKIIWFSFLFVVIADIAITFIVPQIVGLFLRSLSELNIKNTDPNNLAIRNLALIGGFLAFVIGIALWVKSGLLLGPFNNICTQFIRLTKMNYAMGRLLIDISILILGFILFPFIIGEEGSNKTNFLLTNFGLGTICFTFLVGPIVNTQLNILNKFIDYEKLSNKK
- the hpt gene encoding hypoxanthine phosphoribosyltransferase, translated to MNFKHNLKVLISKEDIEKGIVSLADQINQKYKDEQVSLIAIMNGSVFFFADLARKLNMPIKMDTIVVSSYSGTESTREIKFHKEITKPIVTNQNVIIIEDIIDTGQTLTAVYEYLQSLNPKSLEIVTLADKVGCHNDFKYEYKSIFQVPNKFVVGYGFEIDDLYRQLDQIYSVED
- a CDS encoding DHH family phosphoesterase; translated protein: MFNNSQILLKKIKEYKNIIISKHVSPDWDTQGSAYGLREIILDNFEDKNVFVVGEVLNKGLREIDETKLTKEIINNAILITVDVANFERVDFEFKDEVKEIFKIDHHLEVDNFAENKIVDDSAIACTQVVTLWASELNLIISKEAATFLYFGLITDSGRFLFEKTNGQTFLAAKLLIESGVNITEIYSSLFLKNLELAIWYNKAFSIAEFKNNNSIAIIKVDEDVFKNIDLGEEEIKSALSVLSGIKEIKIWLMAYKTPFNEKIKVSIRSRDFDINSVAINYNGGGHKLASGAKINNWDELNSLVKDLEILVNKK
- the prmC gene encoding peptide chain release factor N(5)-glutamine methyltransferase yields the protein MTVNELKTQYVPTFFTLAEFKEIIIYITNKSDLNFVMDNQLSKEESDLFLTLVNNFKSSKKPIAYLTGNKYFYKFDFFVNENVLIPRPETELIVDEILKYDINEKNIFDICCGSGCIGITVKNINSKFNLVLSDISEKALEVAKINLKKFNQKATVLQADFLDVFKKTNIIPDIIAINPPYIDISDQNISENVKKYEPNIALFAKNNGLEFYKILFNSLDDLFKLNKKLIIICEFGFQQKKEIKYLFSPLIVKYRIDFKKDYSNNWRVFTITSKENYE
- the prfA gene encoding peptide chain release factor 1 is translated as MNKRTLEALEVMEARANSIDETIQKEETLKDIKLLTELNKERSNLEEIVAKYQEFKKVNQDIEESKEILETEKDDEMRSLAKLQLEEAQEAIIIIEEQLDLLLLPKDPNDDKNVIFEIRGAAGGDEANIFAGDLFRLYTKYAEKNNWKIEVMDVNESAAGGFSQISFMLKGDKVYSKMKFESGSHRVQRVPKTESKGRIQTSTATVAVLPEVSDVEVEIKNADLRIDTYRASGAGGQHINTTDSAVRITHIPTGIVAASQDGRSQHDNKDKAMTLLRARVYEAELEKQQTEAASLRKNAVGTGARSEKIRTYNYAQNRVTDHRVNLTLNKLDQVMEGNLDEIIVELVNDEQRQLITQQIEE
- a CDS encoding helix-turn-helix domain-containing protein; the protein is MHLTVEEKVKIIKDFKNSGVKATQFAPTRNVSVVSLRNWVKKYEQGGEEALKTKYEK
- a CDS encoding thymidine kinase, which codes for MSYRMNPNSKRGWIELITGCMFAGKTEEFIRRLKRYKYAQQNVLVFKPLIDDRYSKQDIFSHSGMSIESLPVKDSTELYEIFKAEQVKKKIDIIGIDEVQFLDIKIVEVISKIADEGVIVIVNGLDKDFKNNPFQNVDKLLVEAEYVDKLTSICHKCGGNANRTQRIIDGKPAKADEPIIVISANEKYEARCRHCYIKPE
- the fba gene encoding class II fructose-1,6-bisphosphate aldolase, with protein sequence MSRIYHSKLVNSTKMVKDAHANKYAIGHFNINNLEWTKSILEAAQESNTPVIIATSEGALKYMGGAPVVVGMVNGLLETLNITVPVALHLDHGQSVEMAKKCIEAGYSSVMFDGSHLPYEENISKVKELMDFANEHEVSVEAEIGSIGGEEDGVVGEGELGDPNQAAEMATTGITMLAAGIGNIHGKYPEWWKSLSFDTLEELQAACKLPMVLHGGSGIPQDQVEKAIKLGISKINVNTELQLAFRDATREYIEAKKDLDDEAKGFDPRKLLAPGYKALKQTFMDLTKVFGCQGKA
- a CDS encoding NCS2 family permease → MEKNNKSKDSILKADKSKNATAISNNRIARYFKFNDMKTTFKKEIIGGISTLLAMMYILSVEPDILRRAESITTIGESNSVYMDLNGVFLATALVAFLATFVMGISANVPIGLAPSMGLNAMFAFNVAGNIGFEGALIATLISSILFCVVSVTKLRTIMIKSLPKSVHLSIGVGIGFFIAYVGISNIGWVANDGGIPIASLSDFKMTYPAIILGTVALFAAIFLNFKKFFAPVACVMIIGFIIAMILVNTVENDAIQESFKNAKFSEIDWNYKSLFTGFWSNLEGTTKQFVNPKIWINPTMYISIFVFIILNFFDATGTITTINIELNREAGTNNEIPHKALIIDAGATIVGSVAGVSHMACYAESCVGISQGARTGFAAIITSLGFLISIVLFPIFKMMPSCITGAATVFIGTIMIKSITGIEWDKPEMGLAAFFSIMFMVVTYNIANGIALGIIAYTVGALATGKAKTLNPIIWILDLIFILYFVANAFI